Below is a window of Streptomyces genisteinicus DNA.
CTCCCCTCGACCGCCCGGTCGGCGATCGTGAAGCTCGACGCCTCGGCGCGGCCCGTGTAGTAGCGGCCGACGATCTCCTCGTCGATCGTGCCCTCCACGTCGGCCGTCAGCTGGGAGACGGCGCTCGCCAGCTCGCGCAGATCGCTGCCGATTGCGTCCACCAGCGCCTGACAGGCCTCGGGGGTCGCCGACCTGCCGAGCGCCCTGAACTCCTGTCGCACGAACGTCAGACGCTCGGCGGGCTTCGTGGTCTTCGGACAGGCGACCTCCCGCGCCCCCGCCTTGCGGGCGGCGTCCAGCAGGCCCTTGCCCTTCGCCCCGCCGGGGTGCAGCAGGACGAGGGTGATCTCCTCGACCGGCGAACCGAGGTACGCCTTCACGTCCTTGACCGTGTCGGAGGAGAGGTCCTGTGCGTTGCGGACGATCACGACTTTGCGCTCGGAGAAGAGCGATGGGCTGGTCAGCTCCGCGAGCGTGCCGGGCTGGAGCTGGTCCGCGGTGAGGTCGCGTACGTCGGTGTCGGCGTCGGCCGCCCGTGCGGCGGCCACCACCTGCTGCACGGCACGGTCGAGCAGCAGGTCCTCCTGGCCCACGGCGAGCGTGACAGGGGCGAGCGGATCGTCGGTCGAACTGTTCCTGGCCATCGCGGTCAAGCATCCCACGGGGCGCCGACAGCCCCGCCCGGGACGTCAGTGCGCCTCACGCCAGCCGTCCCAGCCGGCCACGTACTCGTCCAGGGCGCCCGCGTCCAGCAGCCCCTCCGGATCCTCGACGACCACCAGCCACTGGGCGTCCTCGGCGTCGTCCTCGCCCGCCAGCGCGTCCCGCACGAGGCGGGGCTCGTCCGGCACGGCGAAGTGGTCGCCGAGGGTCTCGGCGACCTCTTCGGCGGCGTCCCGGTCGGGGAGCACCAGCACATGTCTCACATCGTCCACGGCCACATTGTGCCGTCCGGTCACACCCCGGCCGCACCCGCGCGGACGCCGGGGAACACCGCAGCCCGCGGCACCTCGCCGAAGTCCAGCCCGAAGTGCTCCCGGTAGGCGTCGAGGACCTCCTGGTCCCCGTCCAGCATCCGCTCGTCGCGCCGCCCGTGGACCGTCCTCACCAGCTTGCGGCCCGACAGGGTGACCCTGCCGTCCTCCGTGAACCGCGAGCAGACCAGCGAGGCGGTGAAGTGCGAGGACGGCGACGTGCGGTGATACCAGCAGGCCGCGCCGAACTCGGCCAGCTCGCGCGGCCGGAGGTCGACCCTCAGCTCCGGCCTGCCGTCCCGCAGGACGTCGACGTCTCCGTGATCCGGCGCCTCGACGACGCGGAAGGCCCCGGACGGATCGGTCTGGTCCGCTCTCCCTTCCAGCAGCAGCGGGTAGCGGGCGTGGTCGCCGAAGCCGACGTCGGCCAGCCACGGGCCGCCGCCGTCCGCCGTCTCCACCCGCAGCGTCAGATGGTCGAACGGGATGCCCAGCCGGCCGTCCCGGCCGAAGACACGCGCCTGGTGCAGCGTCACCCGGAAGCCGAGGGAGCGGAGCAACGCGGCGAACGCGCCGTTGAGTTCGTAGCAGAAGCCGCCTCTGCGGGCGTCCACGATCTTGGCGACCAGCCGGTCCTCGGTGAGGACCACCTCCTCTCCGAGGTGCACGGACAGGTTCTCGAACGGCACGGTCAGCAGGTGCCGTTGCTGGAGCTCGCGGAGCGCGTCCGCGTCGGCCCGCCGGGGCCGCGCGGCCCCGATGCGGTCGAGGTAGGCGTCCGTCTCACGCGACGACAGCTCGTGCGCCGGCGCCATCAGGTACCCGGCGGGGCCGCCGGGAGCGGTCGCGGCCCGGGCCGGGTCCTCCCCGCCCTCCGGGGCGTCCGGGTCCGGGACGTCCGGGGCGTCCCGGTCCGGCTGGGGAGCCTGCGCCGGGTGCGCGGAGTGCGGCGGAGGGGGCTGCGACGGGTCGTCGGGCTGCGGATGGGCTGCGGTCTCCATGGCAGCAGTCTCCTCGGCTGACGGCCCCCGCACCATGCGCTCCCGTCACAGCACGGGGCGGGCAGGCCGGCAGCTCATGCCACGAGGGCTGCCCGCTCAGGGCGGGCGTCGCCCGGCCCCCGACTCCCCCGGCCCGGCCGCGGCTCATGCGGGCGTCCGGCGTCCGGGCCCGCAGCGGCTCAGGGCGGGCGTCCCCCGCTGGTGGTGACGCCGAGCCGTTTCCCCGCGCCCGTGACGGCGAGGGAACCGTGCAGGTCGGTGCGCAGGACCGTCGCGCCCACGGAGCGCAGCAGCGCCACCGTGCGCGGTGAGGGGTGGCCGTACGGGTTGTCCCGGCCGCAGGAGATCAGGGCGACGCGCGGCCCGACGCCGGCCAGGAGTGCCGGATGCTGGTAGGCGGAGCCGTGGTGCGCCACCTTGAGCACATCGACCCGGGGCAGCACCGGACGGGCGCGTGTCAGCGCTCGTTGCGCGGGGGGCTCCAGATCGCCGAGCAGCAGCAACGACAGGCCGCCCGCCGCCCGCACGCGCAGGGTCACGCTCGCGTCGTTCGGTTCCTCGGGCAGCGCGCCCGCTCCCGCGACGGGCCAGATCACCTCCCACTCGACGCCGCCGGTGCGCCTCCGCTCCCCCGCTGCCGCCCGCACCACGGGAACGCCCGCCCCGGCGGCCACGCGCCGTACGAACTCCGCCTGCCCGGCGGGCTCCTCCAGCGCGGTCGTCTGCACAGCCCCCACCCTCCTGCCCCGCAGCACGCCGGGCAGCCCGGCGACGTGATCGGCGTGGAAATGTGTGACGACCAGCAACGGGACGCGGGTGACGCCGAGTTCCCGCAGGCACCGGTCGACCGGCTCGGGATCGGGGCCCGCGTCCACGACGACGGCGGCCCCCTCCCCTGCGGACAGCACCGTCGCGTCGCCCTGGCCCACGTCGCACATCACGTACGCCCAGTCCGGCGGCGGCCAGCCCGTGACGACGCGGGTCAGCGGTGCCGGGCGGAGCACGACCAGGAGCAGCAGCAGTGCACCCACCGCACCCGCGACCGGATGCCGGGGGGTGCGGCGCACCAGGAGCAGCACGATGCCGGTGACAGCGGCGAGCAGCAGTCCTCCGGGCCAGCCGCCCGGCCAGTCCACCGTCGCGCCGGGCAGTGACGCCCCGCCCCGGGCGACGGACGCGATCCAGCCGACGGGCCAGCCCGCCACCCGTGCCAGGAACTCGGCGGCCGGCATCGCGGCCGGGGCGATCGCCAGTGCCGCGAAGCCGAGCACGGTGGCCGGCGCGACCGCCAGTTCGGCCACGAGGTTGCACGGGACGGCGACCAGGCTGACACGGGCGGCGAAGACCGCCACCACCGGTGCGCACACGGCCTGGGCGGCGGCGGACGCCGCGAGCGCCTCCGCGAGCCGGGGCGGCACTCCGCGCCGGTCCAGCGCGGCGCTCCAGCGGGGAGCGATCGTCAGGAGGGAGCCGGTGGCGAGCACCGAGAGCAGGAACCCGTAACTGCGGGCCAGCCGTGGGTCGCAGAGCACCAGCAGCAGGACGGCCGCCGCGAGCGCCGGCAGCAGGGAGCGGCGCCGGCCCGTGCCGAGGGCGAGCAGGGTCACCAGCCCGCAGGCGGCCGCCCGCAGGACGCTCGGCTCGGGACGGCAGACGACCACGAACGCGAGGGTGAGCGCGCCCCCGGTCAGCGCCGTGCCGCGCAGGGTGATGCCCAGCCGAGGCGCGAGACCCCCGCGTTCGGCCCGCAGGGCACGGCCCGGCGGACCGATCAGCAGGACGAGGACAATGGTGAGGTTGCTTCCGGAAACGGCGAGCAAATGCGTGAGATCGGTGGCCTCGAATGCCTTCCGGAGGTCGGCGGTCAGCCGGGAGGTGTCGCCGACGACAAGGCCCGGCAGCAGTGCCCGCGCGTCCGGGGGCAGCCCTTCCGTGGCGTCGCGCAGGCCCTCCCGCAGCCCGCCGGCGACCCGCTGCACGGTGGACGGAGGACCGGTGACGCGGGGCGGTCCGGAGCCGTACGGGCGCAGGACGGCGGCGAAGCGGTCGTCGGGGCGCATCGGGGGTGCGAGGGTGCCCGACAGCCGGAGCCCGGTGGAGGGCAGCAGGCGCTGCCACGGGCCCTCGGTGCTCCGGGCGGACAGCAGGACCAGGAGCGGGGTCCGCACCTCGGTGACCGCTCCTCCCGGCGCCGTCACCCTGGTCGCCAGGACGTCGAGAGCGATGCTCCCGGGCGAGGTGCGGTGACCGGTGACCTGGGGGCCGGTGGGGCGCGGGTCGGACACCACCGTGGCGTCCACCGTGACATGAGCGCGCTGGCCCGCCAGTCCGGGCAGCGGCCCGCGGCGCGCCTCCGCCGCGTGGAGCCCGGCCGTGGTCGCTCCGGCGGCCGCGCAGAGCAGCGCCGCCGCCGCGGCCGTGCCGGTGCCGGACCCCGCCAGGCGAAGGAGCCCGCGGCGGACGGCGGGCCGATGCGGACAGGTGCCGCTCACGGCCCGTCGGCGGGATCGGCGGGAGACGAGCAGCAGCGCGGCCGCGCCCGACAGGCAGACGGCGACTCCGGCAGCGGTCCATCCGCCCGGTGCCCCGAGGGCGAGGGCGGCCGCAGCCCATGCCGCCACGGCCGGCGGCACGAGGCGCAGGTCGGCGGGGCCCTCCTCTCTGGGGTCCGATGCGCCGAGCCGCCCGCCGGCGCCCGCGTGCACCCGGGCACGGGGAGGAGCCGCGCCCGGATCGACGGCGGGCACCGGGTCACCTGCGGTGCCCGGGCCTGCCCCGTGAGGGGTGGCCGGACCCTGCCCGGTGCCCGGAGGCTGTTCGGGCGGGATCACGGTCGCACCCGGTTGCGCAGGTCCGCGAAGCGGCGGTCTCCGATGCCGTTGACCTCGCGGAGTTCGTCGACGGATCGGAATCCGCCGGTGCGGGTGCGGTGGTCCACGATGTGCTGGGCGAGCACCGGGCCCACCCCGGGCAGCGTCTCCAGCTGCGCGGCGGTCGCGGAGTTCAGGCTGACCGGGGCCGCGGGCGCCCCGGCGGCCGTGCCCGCGGAGGCGGCCGGGGCGCCCGCGGCGAACGCCGTCCCCGGAAGGCCGACCACGACATGCTCGCCGTCGGTGAGGACGCGTGCACGGTTGAGACCGGTGAGGTCGGTGCCCCGCTCCGCTCCCCCGGCCGCGGCCAGGGCGTCCTCCACCCGCGCCCCGGCGGGAAGCCGCAGTACACCCGGCCGGCGCACCGTGCCGCTGACGTCCACCACGATGCGCGCGCCGGTACCGGGTGACGCCATGTCCGGTCCGGCCGTGTCCGGCGAAGGGTCGGGCGCGACCGGGGTGTCCTCCGCGACCGCGGCGGCGACGGCTTCGCGCCCGACCACCTCGGGCACGGCCACCTGCTGCGGGCGGCCGCTCCAGAAGTGCTGGGCGGCGAAGAGGGCCGCGGCGGCGAGGACGACCCCCAGGGCGGCGAGTGTGCGCCGCTCCAGGCCGCAGTGGAGCCGGACCCACAGCGGGAGGCGGTCCCGCGCCGCCTGCCGCAGCCGGGACGCACGGGTCGGCCCGTGGCCGTCCTCCGGCACGGGCGGCTCCCCCGGCACGTGCCGTTCGTCCGGCAGGCCGCCGTACGGCGGCCCTCCCGCCGCGGCGGGCTCCGGCGTGCCGTCGCTCCCGTCGTGGCCGGCCCGCAACGAAGGAGGCCGCTCCGGCCACGCAGAACTCCCCCTCGGCCCGCCCCCGGAACCCGCGTCCGCTGCCGTGCCCGGGTGGCCTCGCAGGGCCCCCGCGTCCGGCAGCGGTAGTCCACCGGCTCCGTCGCTCCCGGCCGGCCCCGCCCCCGGGACCGGATCTCCGCGCCCGCGCCCTTCGCCGGGACCGGACCCTTCCGCCTCAGCGGCCCCGGCGTCCGCTCGCGGCAGGAAGAGCGCGTCCGCACGGCGTCGCACGGCATCGGCCGCGCCGTCGCCCCGGCGGGCCGCGGGCCGGGAGCGTGACCCGCCGGGCCGCGCGGTCGGTCCGTGCGCGGCGGGAACGGTCCCGGCGTCCTCACCGGGCGGAGCGGCCCCGCTCGCCGGGCGGGGCCCTCCCGTCGCACGGTGCCGACCCGCCGGCCCGCCCCACAGCGAACCCCGCAGAGGTCCCCGCGGACGGCCACGGCCGGTCCTGTGGCGCATGCGCCCGTCCGAGGCCGCCCCGCGGCCGGGTCCACTGGTGGCAGAAGGTGATCGAAGCATCATGGGCAGGACGTTAGGCAGGTCCGCCCGACCCCGCTGAGAGGGATCAAATCTCGTGGACAGAGCGCCTGTTGTGGATAACTCGGTCACTCGGACGAGTGGTTGCGCTCCACGCCACCCGCCCTCGCCGGCGTCTAGCGGGACGACACCACGACACCCAGCAGTCCGGGGCCGGTGTGCGCCCCGATCACGGCGCCGACCTCGCTGACGTGCAGTTCGGCGAGCCCGCCCACCCGGTCGCGCAGCCGGTCGGCCAGGGCCGAGGCGCGCTCGGGCGCGGCCAGGTGGTGGACCGCGATGTCCACCGGCCCCGCCCCCGCCCGCTCGACCGCGATCTCCTCCAGCCGGGCGATGGCCCTCGACGCGGTGCGCACCCGCTCCAGGGGCTCGATCCGGCCACCCTCCAACTGGAGCAGGGGCTTCACGGCGAGCGCCGATCCGAACAGCGCCTGCGCGGCGCCGATGCGGCCGCCCCGGCGCAGGAAGTCGAGTGTGTCGACGTAGAAGTAGGCGGAGGTCCCGGCGGCGCACTTCTCCGCCGCCGCCACCGACTCGTCCAGCGAACCGCCCGTGCCGGCCGTTCCGGCGGCGGCCAGTGCGCAGAAGCCGAGGGCCATCGCGACCATGCCGGTGTCCACCACTCGCACCGGAACCGGTGCGTCCTTCGCCGCGAGGACCGCCGCGTCGTAGGTGCCGGACAGCTCCGCGGACAGATGGAGTGAGACGATGCCGGTCGCCCCGGCCTCCGCACAGGCCCGGTAGGCCGCGGCGAACGTCTCGGGGCTCGGCCGGGAGGTCGTCACCGGCCTGCGCTTCTGCAGTGCGGCGGCGAGCGAGCGGGCCGAGATCTCGGTGCCCTCCTCGAGGGCCTGGTCCCCGAGGACCACGGTCAGCGGCACCGCGGTGATGCCGTGCCGCTCCATCGCCGGTGCCGGCAGGTAGGCCGTTGAATCGGTCACGATCGCGACATGGCGGGACATGAGCGGGAGGTTACCCGCAGGAGCTCCCGCGAAGCAGCCCCGCCCCCTCCTCAGGACGTCACGGGCCGCGGACGCGGCGGCCCCGTGCGTCCTCGCCGCCGGGGCGACGCGCCGGCTCACCGTTCCGCCCCGCACCGGACACCGCGCACGAACGACCCGGCCACCGAGGCGCCGGGTCACAGCGCCGAAGCCGAACCGAGGCACCGGAGCACGGCCAACCCGCCGCCCCCGCACCCGGCCCGCCGACGGGCACACCCGTCAGCGGCGTGCACCGCCCCGCACCGGTCTCAGTTGGTGGTCTCGGGACGGGCCGACTTCTGCCACGTGTAGGTCATCTGCTGACGCGGGTCGCGCGCCGTGATCGCCTGCGGCTGGTCGGCTGCCCGCTGTCTCCGCCCGTCCCCCGCGCCTCCGGCGTCCGCGGCGGCGTCGGACGGCGCCGCCGGGCCCGCAGGCTCCTGCGCGCCCTGCCCGGCGGCCGGCCAGGACACCGTCTCCGCGGTGCGCGGCGCCTCGGTGGCGGCGGGCGACGACGTGCCGCGTGCCGTGTCGTCTCCCCGGGGCTCCTCCGTCCAATGCCGGAGCGCGCCCGCCTCCATGTCGATCTGCGAGCTCAGCACATCGAGGTCGTCGGCGGCGAACCGCTGCGCCCGGTCCCTGGCCGCCCAGCGGAGCGATTCGGCGGCGCGGGTGATCTGCTCGGTGCGGCGGCGCAGGTCGGGCAGCATCGAGGACACCGCGGCCCGGTCCGGGTCGCGCTCGAGCCGCTTGAGGTCGCCGTCCAGTTCGTGTCCGTGGGCGCTGAGGCGACGGAACAGGTCCAGTGACTCGGACAGCGACGCGTCCTCCGACGCGCCGGCGTCCAGGGCGTCCTGGGTGGCCCGCATGGAGGTCCGCAGGGACAGCCTGAGCTGCGCCAACTCGCCCGCCACACCGACCTGGCCGAAGCTCTTGGCCCGGAGCGTGGTCTCCTCGACGGTGCGCCGCGCCTGGGTGACCGTGCGTTCGACGCCGCGCTTGGCCGCGCCCACGACCTTCACCCCCGCGTACACCCCCAGGGCGACGAAGGCGAGGAAGAGCACCGCCAGGATCCAGATGACTTCTCCCACGAGCGGCCCCTTCGGCCTCGAATCCGGTCGTCGCACCCCCGCGCCCGCGGGTGCGGGACGTCCCGCTCCACTCGTGCACAGTGGTTCTTCCACGGTAAACGGAAAGGACAGGCCGAGGGTTCCGCCGGAACCCCCAACCTGCCCGTAGGGGACAGCCCTCAATCCCCATCGGCCCGGTGACGGCGGGCGGCACGCCGTTGGCGGCGCCCGCCGTCACCGGGCGAGCGGTCAGATCACGATGTTGACCAGCTTCGGCGCCCTGACGATCACCTTGCGGACGGCGGCGCCGCCCAGCGCGTTGACGACGGCCGCCTCGCCCAGGGCCAGTGTCTCCAGGTCGGCGTCGCCGATCGTGGGCGGAACCTCCAGGCGGGCCTTGACCTTGCCCTTGATCTGCACGACGCAGGTGACGGTCTCGTCCACCACGTAGGCGGGGTCGGCGACCGGGAAGTCGGCGTGCACGACCGAGCCGGTGCGGCCCAGCCGGTGCCACAGCTCCTCGGCGATGTGCGGGGCCAGCGGCGCCATCAGCAGCACCAGGGACTCCGCCACCGACCGGGACAGCGGGGCGGCGGTCTTGGTCAGGTGGTTGTTCAGCTCGGTGATCTTGGCGATCGCCGTGTTGAACCGCATCGCGGCCAGATCCTGGCCCGCGCCGTCGATCGCCTTGTGCAGGGCGCGCAGCGTGTTCTCGTCGGGCTCGGTGTCCACGACGGTGACCTCGCCGGTCGCCTCGTCGACGATGTTGCGCCACACGCGCTGCAGCAGTCGGTACTGGCCGACGACCGCGCGGGTGTCCCAGGGACGCGAGACGTCCAGGGGGCCCATGGCCATCTCGTACAGCCGCAGGGTGTCCGCCCCGTACTCGGCGCAGATCGCCTCCGGCGTGACCGCGTTCTTCAGGGACTTGCCCATCTTGCCCAGCTCGCGCTTGACCGGCTCGCCCTCGAAGAAGAACGCGCCGTCGCGCTCCTCGACCTCGGTGGCGGTCACCGGGAAGCCGCGGCTGTCGCGGTACACGTAGGCCTGGATCATGCCCTGGTTGAACAGCTTGTGGAACGGCTCGGCGGACGAGACGTGCCCCAGGTCGAACAGGACCTTGGACCAGAAGCGCGCGTACAGCAGGTGCAGCACCGCGTGCTCGGCGCCGCCGACGTACAGGTCGACACCGCCGTGGGGCATGCCCTCGCGCGGGCCCATCCAGTACTGCTCGACCGCCGGGTCGACCAGCTGCGTGCTGTTGTGCGGGTCCAGGTAGCGCAGCTCGTACCAGCACGAACCCGCCCAGTTGGGCATGGTGTTGGTCTCACGCCGGTACTTCTTCGGGCCGTCGCCCAGGTCCAGCGTGACGTCGACCCAGTCCTCGTTGCGCGACAGCGGCGTCTCGGGCCGGGTGTCGGCGTCGTCCGGGTCGAAGGTGCGGGGCGAGTAGTCGTCGACCTCGGGCAGTTCCAGCGGCAGCATCGACTCGGGCAGCGCGTGGGCGACACCGTCCTCGTCGTAGACGATCGGGAAGGGCTCGCCCCAGTACCGCTGGCGGCTGAACAGCCAGTCGCGCAGGCGGAAGTTGATGGTGCCCTCGCCGGCGCCCCGGGCGACCAGCCACTCGATGATGCGGCTCTTGGCCTCGGCGACGTCCAGGCCGTTCAGCGAGATCTCGTCGTTGGCCGAGTTGATCGCCGGGCCCTGGCCGGTGAACGCCTCGCCCTCCCAGCCCTCGGGCGGCTGCACGGTGCGGATCACCGGCAGCCCGAAGGCCTCGGCGAACTCCCAGTCCCGCTCGTCCTGTCCGGGGACCGCCATGATCGCGCCGGTGCCGTAGCCCATCAGCACGTAGTCGGCGACGAAGACCGGCACGCGCCCGCCCGTGACGGGGTTGACCGCGTAGGCGCCGGAGAAGACGCCCGTCTTGTCCTTGTGCTCGGTCTGGCGCTCGACGTCGCTCTTGGTCTGCGCCTGCTTGCGGTAGGCGGCGACGGCCTCGGCCGGGGTGGCGGCGCCTCCCGTCCACTGGGCGGGGACGCCGGCGGGCCATTCGGCAGGCAGGATCGAGTCGATCAGGCCGTGCTCGGGGGCCAGCACCATGTAGGTGGCGCCGAACAGGGTGTCCGGCCGGGTGGTGAAGACGGTGATCGCCTCGCCGCCCTCGCCGTCGACGGCGAAGTCGACCCGCGCGCCCTCGGAGCGGCCGATCCAGTTGCGCTGCTGCAGCTTGATGGCCTCGGGCCAGTCCAGCGCGTCCAGGTCGTCCAGCAGGCGGTCCGCGTAGGCGGTGATGCGCATGTTCCACTGGCGCAGCTTGGACTTGAAGACGGGGAAGTTGCCGCGCTCGGACCGGCCGTCCGCGGTCACCTCCTCGTTGGCCAGGACGGTGCCCAGGCCCGGGCACCAGTTGACCGGGGCCTCCGAGGCGTACGCCAGGCGGTACTCGCCCAGGACGTCGGCGCGCTCGGGGCCGCTCAGCTCGCTCCAGGCACGCCCGCCCGGCACCTCACGGGAGCCGTCCTCGAAGGCGGCGACGAGGTCGGCGATCGGCCGGGCCCGCTGCGCCTCGGTGTCGTACCAGGAGTTGAAGATCTGCAGGAAGATCCACTGGGTCCACTTGTAGTAGTCCGGCTCGATCGTGGCGATCGACCGGCGCTTGTCGTGGCCCAGGCCCAGGCGGCGCAGCTGGGACTTCATGTTGGCCATGGCCGCCTCGGTGGACACCCGCGGGTGCGTACCGGTGGCGACGGCGTGCTGCTCGGCCGGCAGGCCGAAGGCGTCGAAGCCCAGGGTGTGCAGGACGTTGTGCCCGGTCATCCGCTGGTGGCGGGCGTAGACGTCGGTGGCGATGTAGCCCAGGGGGTGGCCGACGTGCAGTCCCGCACCCGAGGGGTAGGGGAACATGTCCATGATGAACTTTTTGGGACGGGCGACGACCGCCGGGTCGCCGGCCAGGTCGCCGGTCGGGTTGGGCGCCTCGTACGTCCCGTCGGCGTCCCAGGTGTCCTGCCAGCGTGCCTCGATGTCGGCGGCCATGGCCGCCGTGTAACGATGCTGGGCTGCTGCCTCGGCAGCAGGGTTCGTATCGCTCATGATCCTTGAAGCTCCATCGATCGTCTCTGCCGGCTGCCGCGACTGCCGCTGTCCCGCCGGCGGCCGATCCCTGCCGGTGGGAAATGAAAAATCCCCTCGCACAGGAGGGGACGCCGCGCCGATTCCGACGGATTCTTTCCTACGTCGGGACTGATCAGCGCGGCTCGCTAAGCAGAAGGCGTACGGCACGCATGGCGTCAGGGTACCGCAGGCGGCGAAGACGCCGCATTCGGCTTCCGCGCAGGAGCCCCGGGGGCCGAACGGCACCCTCCCGACCGGCGCGAAAGCACCGTCCGGCGGCACTCCGACGATCAGGCCGTTGAGGTTACTCCGCGTATCAACCGTATCCAGGGCAAGCCAAGAACGCGCCGTCCGCCCGTCACCTCGGATAACTGCGAAACCTCGTACTGAGCAGTATGGGCCGACCTAGAGTGCGTCAACGGGACCGCTTTCCCGCACCATTCGGAGTCGCCCCATGAACCCTCGTCTCACCCGGCGTTCGTCGCCGGACGCCGGCCCGGGACTCAGCCGCCCGGTACAAGGCGGCCTCTGCGCGGCCGCGTTGATCCTCGTCCCCGCACTCGCCGTCGGAGGCAGTGACAGCTTCCGCGCGGCACTCGACTTCACCACCGGTGTCCTCTCCCTGGTGTCGCTGACCGCCTCCGTCGCGTGGGGGCTGCTCGCCACCGACCGGCTGCTCCTCTCGCCGCGCCACCGGCTGCTCGCCCAGGGCATCCACCGGGCCACCGCGATCGCCTCGCTCGGCTTCCTGCTGCTGCACGCCACCGTGAAGGTGTCCCTCGGGCACGTCTCGCTGATCGGCGCCCTGATCCCGTTCGGACTGGGGGTGACGGGCACCTCGGCGCTGATCGGCTTCGGCTCGCTGGCCGGCCTCCTGATGGTCGTCGCCGCGACCACGGGCGCCCTGCGCAGCGCGCTCGCGGGCAACAGCAGGGTGGCCGGCCGCTGGCGTCCGCTGCACATGCTGGCCTACCCGGCCTGGTGCTTCGCCCTCGTGCACGGCCTGTACGCGGGCCGCCCCGCGGCGACCTGGGTGACCGCCATGTACTGCCTGGCGCTGGCCGCCGTCGCGACGGCGGTGTCGGTGCGGCTGCTCCCCCGGCACCTGCAGCGGCGGGTCGCGGACTCGGTCGTGTCGCTGACCGGCGGGGTCGCCCGTCCGCCCGCCGCGGAGGAGCAGGCCCAGCGCGACCTGCGCGTCTCTCCGCTGCCGGGCGCGGGCACGGTGAACGAAACGGGCCGTCCGCCCGTATCCGCCGGCATGGACCGTATGGACCGCGTGACCGGCGTGCCCCCGCAGCGCCCCTACGAGGAGGACGCCCAGGCCCTCTTCGGGCGGACGCGCCCGCAGCCTCCCCGGCTGGCCGCGCCCTCGCCCCCGCTGTACGAGGCCCCGCTGTACGAGGCCCCGCCGCCGGAGGGTTCGCCCGTGGTCGTGCCGCAAGGCCGCGTCCCGGGCCGGGGCCCGGGAATGGCCGCCGCGTACCG
It encodes the following:
- the holA gene encoding DNA polymerase III subunit delta, which codes for MARNSSTDDPLAPVTLAVGQEDLLLDRAVQQVVAAARAADADTDVRDLTADQLQPGTLAELTSPSLFSERKVVIVRNAQDLSSDTVKDVKAYLGSPVEEITLVLLHPGGAKGKGLLDAARKAGAREVACPKTTKPAERLTFVRQEFRALGRSATPEACQALVDAIGSDLRELASAVSQLTADVEGTIDEEIVGRYYTGRAEASSFTIADRAVEGRAAEALEALRWSLSTGVAPVLITSALAQGVRAIGKLLSARGGRPADLARELGMPPWKIDRVRQQMRGWSPDGVAVALRAVAEADAGVKGAGDDPEYALEKAVVAIARAARSQRA
- a CDS encoding arylamine N-acetyltransferase family protein, whose product is MAPAHELSSRETDAYLDRIGAARPRRADADALRELQQRHLLTVPFENLSVHLGEEVVLTEDRLVAKIVDARRGGFCYELNGAFAALLRSLGFRVTLHQARVFGRDGRLGIPFDHLTLRVETADGGGPWLADVGFGDHARYPLLLEGRADQTDPSGAFRVVEAPDHGDVDVLRDGRPELRVDLRPRELAEFGAACWYHRTSPSSHFTASLVCSRFTEDGRVTLSGRKLVRTVHGRRDERMLDGDQEVLDAYREHFGLDFGEVPRAAVFPGVRAGAAGV
- a CDS encoding ComEC/Rec2 family competence protein; amino-acid sequence: MPAVDPGAAPPRARVHAGAGGRLGASDPREEGPADLRLVPPAVAAWAAAALALGAPGGWTAAGVAVCLSGAAALLLVSRRSRRRAVSGTCPHRPAVRRGLLRLAGSGTGTAAAAALLCAAAGATTAGLHAAEARRGPLPGLAGQRAHVTVDATVVSDPRPTGPQVTGHRTSPGSIALDVLATRVTAPGGAVTEVRTPLLVLLSARSTEGPWQRLLPSTGLRLSGTLAPPMRPDDRFAAVLRPYGSGPPRVTGPPSTVQRVAGGLREGLRDATEGLPPDARALLPGLVVGDTSRLTADLRKAFEATDLTHLLAVSGSNLTIVLVLLIGPPGRALRAERGGLAPRLGITLRGTALTGGALTLAFVVVCRPEPSVLRAAACGLVTLLALGTGRRRSLLPALAAAVLLLVLCDPRLARSYGFLLSVLATGSLLTIAPRWSAALDRRGVPPRLAEALAASAAAQAVCAPVVAVFAARVSLVAVPCNLVAELAVAPATVLGFAALAIAPAAMPAAEFLARVAGWPVGWIASVARGGASLPGATVDWPGGWPGGLLLAAVTGIVLLLVRRTPRHPVAGAVGALLLLLVVLRPAPLTRVVTGWPPPDWAYVMCDVGQGDATVLSAGEGAAVVVDAGPDPEPVDRCLRELGVTRVPLLVVTHFHADHVAGLPGVLRGRRVGAVQTTALEEPAGQAEFVRRVAAGAGVPVVRAAAGERRRTGGVEWEVIWPVAGAGALPEEPNDASVTLRVRAAGGLSLLLLGDLEPPAQRALTRARPVLPRVDVLKVAHHGSAYQHPALLAGVGPRVALISCGRDNPYGHPSPRTVALLRSVGATVLRTDLHGSLAVTGAGKRLGVTTSGGRPP
- a CDS encoding ComEA family DNA-binding protein, with the protein product MPEDGHGPTRASRLRQAARDRLPLWVRLHCGLERRTLAALGVVLAAAALFAAQHFWSGRPQQVAVPEVVGREAVAAAVAEDTPVAPDPSPDTAGPDMASPGTGARIVVDVSGTVRRPGVLRLPAGARVEDALAAAGGAERGTDLTGLNRARVLTDGEHVVVGLPGTAFAAGAPAASAGTAAGAPAAPVSLNSATAAQLETLPGVGPVLAQHIVDHRTRTGGFRSVDELREVNGIGDRRFADLRNRVRP
- a CDS encoding DegV family protein: MSRHVAIVTDSTAYLPAPAMERHGITAVPLTVVLGDQALEEGTEISARSLAAALQKRRPVTTSRPSPETFAAAYRACAEAGATGIVSLHLSAELSGTYDAAVLAAKDAPVPVRVVDTGMVAMALGFCALAAAGTAGTGGSLDESVAAAEKCAAGTSAYFYVDTLDFLRRGGRIGAAQALFGSALAVKPLLQLEGGRIEPLERVRTASRAIARLEEIAVERAGAGPVDIAVHHLAAPERASALADRLRDRVGGLAELHVSEVGAVIGAHTGPGLLGVVVSSR